The following proteins are encoded in a genomic region of Micrococcaceae bacterium Sec5.8:
- a CDS encoding DUF6603 domain-containing protein yields the protein MANVLESLSSLFRDCLEGDPPKPSILAGLDQRIGELFIVSADPSGEGLERWLSALRSITGDVALRETLLVRALQKKLPRVAEALALAGAIGVQWEPGDGGTGPHSFSINWDYVSALTRNPGSAVLNRLLLTIQKIDDVKALQALILLWIAGPQALLKLEYEKQGFLSLPIPGLPGVDLQQLLDLINSPITLPLPFDVPLDLDAFRTAALPPVEGPLGTVTLEGPAAFDQLDDLAVVVQLKKPADLRTKSVDLGGRWQLTFDTPENSATELRLQFGSRGPDPAARSDGTVTVLLGRTPAPDGKYALLLGAVDGTHFAVQVIRAGLTFNPTGPLFGFTVQLAPVEFAVSPDFLKFLNFGIKIPALLTFESAVNTSYLQGKGPTGQDGQGSPPALGIQFSTDIGLNLGSPGARLSVDSMTTRLEATVAGRGINFRALFRYGASAELGPLTATMDGAGVWLGRWTNGNAGLLPPTGIGISLKAGPVDGGGFLAVLGPDEFGGALQLKILGIGAFAYGLYKTLPGGGPSFVALIGIRLPPPGIQIGFGFAVSGFGGLVGINREANTDLLRERLASGAAGDVLFNQNPMHNAPKLLGDMGQFFPAADGVFLIGPTLQLNWLSLFTLDVGLFIELPGPRKIFVAGSARLVVGSEDFALVYLRLDFVGGVDLTKSLVFFDGALVNSQILGFIKISGGVALRMAYGANGYFLFSVGGFHPSFNPGNLELPRLARAGVGFDLGIVWFKQEMYLAITSNTFQFGSNTEAGVEIGPFGAHGWFRFDALIQFKPFHFEAGVDAGFDIEFEGVSFCGVRVRGTLSGPGPLVLYAEASVRVIVKISKDVTLTLDDNPPEQKPAIANLADHLKGELSKPANVRTEGTDPSVVFAATAAAGVLLSAVGDLVWEQKRVPLNLDLQKAEGIDLGGWRKLILSCNLAPTTQEFDLFGMGTFLQLSDAQALNSTRFIQEQSGLRLAGGPAARKGPAVPKKVQLNLVKLPSRSRFALMAGALSANSGLSELLSQRFAGAPVKKESAKVTIQPEFWSSYKDGHMATGLTAGEATAAAARTGALASPAGSPILNLTGVL from the coding sequence GTGGCAAACGTGCTGGAATCGCTCAGCAGCCTCTTTCGCGACTGCCTTGAAGGGGATCCACCCAAACCGTCCATCCTGGCGGGCTTGGATCAACGGATCGGAGAATTATTCATAGTCAGTGCCGACCCCAGCGGCGAAGGCCTGGAACGCTGGCTTTCGGCTCTTCGCTCGATCACCGGCGACGTCGCCCTGCGCGAGACCCTGCTGGTCCGGGCTTTACAGAAAAAGTTGCCCCGCGTAGCCGAAGCCCTCGCCCTGGCCGGCGCGATAGGCGTGCAGTGGGAGCCCGGCGACGGCGGTACAGGCCCGCATTCCTTCTCGATCAACTGGGACTACGTCTCAGCATTAACACGCAACCCCGGCAGCGCCGTCCTGAACAGGTTACTCCTGACCATACAGAAAATCGACGACGTCAAAGCCCTCCAGGCGCTAATCCTGCTCTGGATTGCCGGACCGCAGGCACTGCTTAAGTTGGAGTACGAGAAGCAGGGGTTCCTCTCCCTTCCCATCCCCGGACTCCCCGGCGTGGACCTGCAACAACTGCTGGACCTGATCAACTCACCCATCACCCTGCCGCTACCTTTCGACGTGCCTCTGGACCTTGACGCTTTCAGGACCGCGGCGCTGCCGCCGGTGGAAGGCCCGCTGGGCACCGTCACTCTGGAAGGCCCTGCGGCCTTCGACCAACTGGACGACCTCGCCGTGGTTGTCCAGCTGAAGAAGCCAGCCGACTTGAGGACCAAGTCGGTGGACTTGGGCGGCCGCTGGCAACTCACCTTCGACACCCCGGAGAACTCGGCCACTGAGCTGCGGCTCCAGTTCGGTAGCCGCGGACCGGACCCCGCTGCCCGCTCCGACGGGACGGTGACCGTCCTGCTCGGGCGCACCCCGGCACCCGACGGGAAGTACGCCCTGCTGCTGGGCGCTGTTGACGGGACCCACTTCGCCGTCCAAGTGATCCGTGCGGGCCTCACCTTTAACCCGACCGGCCCGCTGTTTGGCTTCACGGTGCAGCTCGCTCCGGTCGAATTCGCGGTGTCGCCGGATTTCCTGAAATTTCTCAACTTCGGAATCAAGATCCCGGCGCTCCTCACCTTCGAATCCGCGGTGAACACCAGCTACCTGCAGGGCAAAGGACCCACCGGACAGGACGGGCAGGGCAGCCCGCCAGCGCTCGGAATTCAGTTCAGCACGGACATTGGCCTGAATCTGGGAAGTCCGGGCGCCCGACTGTCAGTCGACTCTATGACTACCAGGCTTGAAGCCACGGTGGCAGGTCGCGGCATAAATTTCCGGGCACTGTTCCGATACGGGGCCAGCGCCGAGCTGGGACCGCTGACCGCCACGATGGACGGCGCCGGAGTGTGGCTGGGCCGGTGGACAAACGGCAACGCCGGATTGCTGCCGCCCACAGGCATCGGCATCTCACTCAAGGCCGGTCCGGTTGACGGGGGCGGGTTCCTGGCCGTTCTCGGCCCCGACGAATTCGGCGGTGCGCTGCAGCTGAAGATTCTCGGCATCGGCGCCTTCGCCTACGGGCTGTACAAGACACTTCCCGGCGGTGGCCCGTCCTTCGTCGCGCTCATCGGCATCCGGCTGCCGCCGCCCGGAATTCAAATTGGTTTTGGCTTCGCCGTATCGGGGTTCGGCGGTCTGGTCGGCATCAACCGGGAAGCGAACACCGATCTGCTTCGAGAACGGCTCGCCAGCGGCGCCGCAGGTGATGTGCTGTTCAACCAGAACCCCATGCACAACGCACCCAAGCTGCTCGGGGACATGGGCCAGTTCTTCCCCGCCGCGGACGGCGTCTTCCTGATCGGGCCCACCTTGCAGCTGAACTGGCTCTCCCTGTTCACTCTCGACGTCGGGCTCTTCATCGAACTCCCCGGCCCCCGGAAGATCTTCGTCGCCGGATCTGCCCGTTTGGTGGTCGGTTCGGAGGACTTCGCCCTCGTCTACCTCCGCTTGGACTTCGTCGGCGGCGTCGACCTGACCAAGTCCCTCGTGTTCTTCGACGGTGCCCTCGTGAACTCCCAGATTCTGGGCTTCATCAAAATTTCCGGCGGCGTCGCCCTGCGGATGGCGTACGGCGCCAACGGCTACTTTCTCTTTAGCGTCGGCGGTTTCCACCCCTCGTTCAACCCGGGAAACCTCGAACTGCCCAGGCTGGCGCGCGCCGGCGTCGGGTTCGATCTGGGAATAGTGTGGTTCAAACAGGAAATGTACCTGGCGATCACGTCCAACACCTTCCAATTCGGCTCCAACACCGAAGCGGGAGTGGAAATCGGACCATTCGGAGCCCACGGCTGGTTCCGCTTCGATGCGCTCATCCAGTTCAAGCCTTTCCACTTTGAGGCAGGAGTCGACGCCGGCTTCGACATCGAGTTCGAGGGTGTCTCGTTCTGCGGCGTGCGAGTGCGCGGCACACTGTCCGGTCCCGGCCCGCTGGTGCTGTACGCCGAGGCGAGCGTGCGGGTTATCGTCAAGATCAGCAAGGACGTCACCCTCACCCTGGATGACAACCCGCCGGAGCAAAAGCCCGCCATCGCCAACCTCGCCGACCATCTCAAGGGCGAACTGAGCAAACCCGCCAACGTGCGCACTGAGGGGACCGACCCCAGCGTCGTCTTCGCGGCCACCGCCGCCGCCGGCGTGCTGCTGAGCGCCGTCGGCGACCTGGTCTGGGAGCAGAAGCGCGTGCCGCTGAATCTGGACCTGCAAAAAGCCGAGGGAATCGACCTGGGCGGCTGGCGCAAACTGATCCTGTCCTGCAACCTGGCCCCCACCACGCAGGAATTCGACCTCTTCGGGATGGGCACCTTCCTCCAGCTCAGCGACGCCCAGGCGCTCAACAGTACCCGCTTCATTCAGGAGCAGTCCGGACTACGCCTGGCCGGCGGCCCGGCCGCGAGAAAGGGCCCGGCAGTGCCAAAGAAGGTTCAGCTCAACCTGGTCAAGCTTCCATCCCGCAGCCGATTCGCCCTCATGGCCGGGGCGCTCTCTGCAAATTCCGGGCTGTCCGAACTACTCAGCCAGCGCTTCGCCGGCGCCCCCGTCAAGAAAGAGTCAGCCAAGGTCACCATCCAGCCTGAATTCTGGTCCAGCTACAAGGACGGCCACATGGCCACCGGGCTGACCGCCGGGGAGGCGACCGCAGCCGCGGCACGGACCGGGGCGCTGGCCAGTCCGGCGGGTTCGCCAATTCTCAACCTCACGGGAGTGCTCTGA